In Tepidisphaeraceae bacterium, a single window of DNA contains:
- the metG gene encoding methionine--tRNA ligase subunit beta has protein sequence MDTTVSTIKYDDFAKLDLRVATIVECRPHTNADKLLVLKIDLGGEQRQICAGLRGHYEPEALVGKQIIIVANLEPRTMRGEISQGMLLAATDAATNKVIVAMPSQETAPGSRVS, from the coding sequence GTGGACACGACAGTATCGACCATCAAGTACGACGATTTTGCCAAGTTGGACCTTCGGGTCGCGACAATTGTGGAGTGCCGGCCGCACACGAACGCGGATAAACTGCTGGTATTGAAGATTGACCTGGGTGGTGAGCAGCGACAAATCTGCGCAGGCTTGCGCGGTCACTATGAGCCGGAAGCACTGGTGGGCAAGCAGATCATCATCGTGGCTAACCTGGAACCCCGCACGATGCGCGGCGAGATCAGCCAGGGCATGCTCTTGGCCGCCACCGATGCAGCCACGAACAAGGTGATCGTCGCCATGCCCAGCCAAGAGACGGCACCTGGCTCGCGCGTGAGTTAG
- the pdhA gene encoding pyruvate dehydrogenase (acetyl-transferring) E1 component subunit alpha produces MSVVDEVAKRPATRKPPESNSAAKSDGSAERARLRLMMLIRRFEERTVQEYQKAGQKIGGFCHVYSGQEAIAVGISAIFQKGKDQLINGYRCHGHSLALGMPARDCFAELFGKATGCSKGKGGSMHFFDAEAGNNGGHGIVGGHIPVGLGLAFAQKYKNTGGVTFCLFGDGAINQGTHNEALNMASLMKAPVIWIVENNGVAMGTQVERSSAEKDLAERGSGYAMPHYHVDGNDVDTVIEKFGAAVERARKGEGPSYIVADTYRFRGHSMSDAMKYRTKDEMEKAKLRDPITLYEVRLREQGLLTQEQIDQLQEEVSKEVADAVAQADNDPHPQLEDRFDDILAEKYPYQPK; encoded by the coding sequence ATGTCCGTGGTAGACGAAGTAGCCAAACGTCCCGCAACCCGTAAACCGCCCGAGTCGAACAGCGCCGCCAAGTCGGATGGCTCGGCCGAGCGGGCTCGCCTTCGGCTGATGATGCTCATCCGCCGGTTCGAAGAACGCACCGTGCAGGAATACCAAAAGGCCGGTCAGAAGATTGGGGGCTTTTGCCACGTCTACAGCGGCCAGGAAGCGATCGCCGTCGGTATTTCGGCGATCTTTCAAAAGGGCAAAGACCAGCTGATCAACGGCTACCGTTGTCATGGTCACAGCCTGGCGCTGGGCATGCCCGCCCGCGACTGCTTCGCCGAGCTGTTCGGTAAAGCGACCGGATGCAGTAAGGGCAAGGGCGGCTCGATGCACTTCTTCGACGCCGAGGCTGGCAACAACGGTGGGCACGGCATCGTCGGTGGACACATCCCGGTTGGCCTGGGGCTGGCATTCGCACAAAAGTACAAGAACACGGGTGGCGTTACCTTCTGCCTGTTCGGTGATGGCGCTATCAACCAGGGCACGCATAACGAAGCGCTGAACATGGCCAGCCTGATGAAGGCGCCGGTTATCTGGATCGTCGAAAACAACGGCGTCGCCATGGGCACGCAGGTGGAACGTAGCAGCGCCGAGAAGGACCTCGCCGAGCGCGGCAGCGGCTACGCGATGCCGCACTACCACGTCGACGGCAACGATGTCGACACGGTCATCGAAAAATTCGGCGCGGCCGTCGAGCGAGCCCGCAAGGGCGAGGGCCCCAGCTACATCGTCGCCGACACATATCGCTTCCGTGGTCACTCGATGTCCGACGCGATGAAGTATCGCACGAAGGACGAGATGGAGAAGGCCAAGCTCCGCGACCCGATCACGCTCTACGAGGTCCGCCTTCGCGAGCAGGGCCTACTGACGCAGGAGCAGATCGACCAGCTGCAGGAAGAAGTATCCAAGGAAGTCGCCGACGCGGTGGCTCAGGCGGACAACGATCCGCACCCGCAGCTGGAAGATCGGTTTGACGATATCTTGGCGGAAAAGTATCCGTATCAGCCAAAGTGA
- a CDS encoding pyruvate dehydrogenase complex E1 component subunit beta, with protein sequence MARPCLLLNPTSRHGRAARGTADRTTPMAQLQFRQALRAAMTEEMERDENVFLIGEEVAEYNGAYKVSEGMLDKFGPKRIIDTPISEAAFSGLAVGSACMGLRPIVEFMSWSFTWVCIDQIVNNAANVRYMSGGQYKVPVVFRGGNGIAHQLGATHSHRMESVYARIPGLIVVHPSTPADAKGLLKSSIRCDDPVIFLESEKMLNELGEVPDDADYTVPIGVANVERQGKDVTLVSYGRALQRVVRPAVKALADDHGIDVELIDLRTLRPMDTKTCIESIKKTNRCVIVDEDWGYCGMGSGILQKLQKPAFDYLDAPIEYVHSDEIPVPFNHYLEEAMMPSVDRIVSAVKEVCYR encoded by the coding sequence GTGGCTCGCCCGTGTTTGCTTTTGAATCCAACATCGAGACACGGGCGAGCCGCCCGTGGTACAGCAGATAGAACGACTCCCATGGCGCAACTGCAATTTCGACAAGCCCTCCGTGCCGCGATGACCGAGGAGATGGAGCGCGACGAGAACGTATTCCTGATCGGCGAGGAAGTCGCCGAGTACAACGGCGCCTACAAGGTGTCCGAAGGCATGCTCGACAAGTTCGGGCCGAAGCGCATCATCGACACGCCGATTTCCGAGGCCGCCTTCAGTGGTCTTGCCGTCGGGTCGGCGTGCATGGGGCTGCGGCCGATTGTGGAGTTCATGAGCTGGTCGTTCACCTGGGTCTGCATCGACCAGATCGTCAACAACGCCGCCAACGTGCGCTACATGTCGGGCGGGCAGTACAAGGTGCCGGTCGTCTTCCGTGGTGGCAACGGCATCGCTCACCAGCTCGGCGCCACGCACAGCCACCGCATGGAGAGCGTCTACGCCCGCATTCCCGGGCTGATCGTCGTTCATCCTTCTACGCCCGCCGACGCCAAGGGCCTGCTCAAGAGCAGCATTCGCTGTGACGACCCGGTCATCTTTCTCGAATCTGAGAAGATGCTGAACGAGCTCGGCGAGGTGCCGGACGATGCGGACTACACCGTGCCGATCGGCGTCGCCAACGTGGAACGCCAGGGCAAGGACGTAACGCTCGTCAGCTACGGCCGCGCGCTGCAACGCGTGGTGCGCCCCGCGGTGAAGGCACTGGCCGACGACCATGGTATCGACGTCGAGCTGATCGACCTGCGCACGCTGCGCCCGATGGACACGAAGACGTGCATCGAGAGCATCAAGAAGACCAACCGCTGCGTGATCGTCGACGAGGACTGGGGCTACTGCGGCATGGGCTCGGGCATCCTGCAGAAGCTGCAGAAGCCCGCGTTCGACTACCTCGACGCCCCGATCGAGTACGTCCACAGCGACGAGATCCCCGTCCCCTTCAACCACTACCTCGAGGAAGCCATGATGCCGTCCGTCGATCGCATCGTGTCGGCCGTGAAGGAAGTCTGCTACCGATAG
- a CDS encoding dihydrolipoamide acetyltransferase family protein — MPAEITMPQLSDTMTEGTVVKWLKKEGDKVRAGEVIAEVETDKANMEMEAFEAGTLAVIAVPEGGKAAVGAAIAILATGSEKVEDVKKSGSTTAKAAASAPAGNAVARPEASNQQAAPKAAMAAASAGQERVPQPAESGGAVATHEAASRSEIHEPDGVGHGATRGPAHAVPPLPHGNGNGNGNGSRVFASPLARRVAADKGVDLAEVKGTGPNGRVVQADVLSYQPTAKQAGGATEEKTTGKPAAKSEATAPARVGTGEKQVIPLTKMRQTIAARLQQSKQQIPHFYETVDVDVEALSELRERVNKQLEKEKVRLSIGDFIAKAVATALVQHPAVNAHYDGKNNQIIRYGDVHLGMAVALPDGLIVPVLRHINQMGLKEIRQRSAELVDKARGQKLKGDEMSGATFTVSNLGTFGVKEFAAIVNPPEVGILAIAAAEPRAVVRNGQIVARTIMSITLSADHRAVDGAVAADFLRTLKNLLEEPGLMLV, encoded by the coding sequence ATGCCCGCTGAAATCACCATGCCTCAGCTCTCGGACACGATGACCGAGGGAACCGTCGTCAAGTGGCTCAAGAAGGAAGGGGACAAGGTCCGCGCCGGCGAGGTGATCGCCGAGGTGGAGACCGACAAGGCCAACATGGAGATGGAGGCCTTCGAGGCCGGCACGCTCGCGGTCATCGCGGTGCCCGAAGGTGGCAAGGCGGCGGTGGGCGCCGCGATCGCGATCCTGGCGACGGGTTCCGAGAAGGTCGAGGACGTGAAGAAGTCGGGCAGCACGACGGCCAAGGCGGCCGCCAGCGCGCCGGCGGGCAACGCAGTCGCACGTCCGGAGGCCAGCAATCAGCAGGCGGCACCGAAGGCGGCGATGGCGGCGGCCTCGGCAGGTCAGGAACGCGTGCCGCAGCCGGCGGAATCGGGTGGCGCGGTCGCGACGCACGAGGCGGCCAGCCGCAGTGAAATTCACGAGCCCGACGGAGTCGGTCACGGCGCGACGCGCGGGCCGGCCCATGCGGTGCCGCCCCTGCCGCATGGCAACGGAAATGGCAACGGCAACGGTTCGCGCGTCTTCGCATCACCGCTCGCACGTCGCGTCGCGGCCGACAAGGGTGTGGACCTTGCCGAGGTGAAGGGCACGGGGCCGAACGGTCGCGTCGTGCAGGCCGATGTGCTTTCGTATCAGCCAACAGCGAAGCAGGCTGGGGGAGCCACCGAAGAGAAGACCACCGGCAAGCCGGCGGCTAAGTCGGAAGCGACGGCGCCGGCACGCGTCGGCACTGGCGAGAAGCAGGTCATCCCGCTCACGAAGATGCGCCAGACAATCGCGGCCCGCCTGCAGCAATCGAAGCAGCAGATCCCGCACTTCTACGAGACGGTCGACGTCGACGTCGAGGCCCTCTCCGAACTGCGCGAGCGCGTCAATAAGCAGCTCGAGAAGGAAAAGGTCCGCCTCAGCATCGGCGACTTTATCGCCAAGGCGGTCGCGACTGCGCTCGTGCAGCACCCGGCCGTCAACGCGCACTACGACGGCAAGAACAACCAGATCATCCGCTACGGTGACGTTCACCTCGGCATGGCCGTCGCGCTGCCCGACGGGCTGATCGTCCCCGTCCTGCGCCACATCAACCAGATGGGCCTGAAGGAGATCCGCCAGCGCTCGGCCGAGCTGGTCGACAAGGCCCGCGGTCAAAAGCTCAAGGGCGACGAGATGAGCGGCGCGACGTTCACCGTCAGCAACCTCGGCACCTTCGGCGTCAAAGAATTCGCTGCGATCGTGAACCCCCCCGAGGTCGGCATCCTCGCCATCGCCGCCGCCGAGCCACGGGCGGTGGTGCGGAACGGGCAGATCGTCGCCCGCACGATCATGTCGATCACGCTGTCGGCCGACCATCGTGCCGTCGATGGCGCCGTTGCCGCCGATTTCCTGCGCACGCTGAAGAACCTGCTGGAAGAGCCGGGGTTGATGCTGGTTTAA
- a CDS encoding glycine--tRNA ligase produces the protein MPDAAAPNVNVMEQIVSLCKRRGFVYQASEIYGGLRGFWDYGPLGVLLKNNIRDWWWRNMVECPPIGPDGHPVEIVGLDSSIIQHPKTWDASGHTATFADPMRKCTKCGHILRADHYWDILATQSKWFAELLTATENFTKTDPDTLIRWVKNKARKSAPNLAAISQAAVEAPAGADAKAVVHALAANTEPCILCGAPLGEPEQFNLMMISYAGLQQTQENLVYLRPETAQGIFLDYKNILDTTRVKVPFGVAQVGKSFRNEVTPRNFIFRSREFEQMEMEFFCPPDQSLEWFEFWKQERMKWWLSLGVKQENLVFRDHATDELSHYSKATTDIEYKYPFTAPEFGELEGVAHRGDYDLTQHQKHSGQKLDFFDQELQLKLKEQGVAADEIKSRSRYVPHVIEPASGLTRAVLVLLCESYRHEKGRQGAEEYFSFKPRFAPVKCGVFPLVNKEGMPEVAEKLYLDLRQSFTCEYDAKQSIGKRYARMDEIGTPYCLTIDGDTLASQTVTVRERDTMTQERVSIDKIKSYLLERLER, from the coding sequence ATGCCCGACGCAGCCGCACCCAACGTGAACGTGATGGAACAGATCGTCTCCCTCTGCAAGCGCCGGGGGTTCGTCTATCAGGCGAGCGAGATCTACGGCGGCCTGCGCGGGTTTTGGGACTACGGGCCGCTCGGCGTGCTGCTGAAGAACAACATTCGCGACTGGTGGTGGCGGAACATGGTCGAGTGCCCACCGATCGGGCCGGACGGGCACCCGGTGGAGATCGTTGGGCTCGATTCGTCGATCATCCAGCACCCCAAGACCTGGGATGCCAGCGGCCACACCGCGACGTTCGCCGACCCGATGCGCAAGTGCACGAAGTGCGGCCACATCCTGCGCGCCGACCATTACTGGGACATTCTCGCCACCCAGTCGAAATGGTTCGCCGAGCTGTTGACCGCGACCGAGAACTTCACGAAGACCGATCCCGATACGCTCATCCGCTGGGTGAAGAACAAGGCCCGCAAGTCGGCCCCCAACCTGGCCGCCATTTCGCAGGCAGCGGTCGAAGCGCCCGCCGGGGCAGACGCCAAGGCGGTCGTGCACGCGCTGGCGGCCAACACCGAGCCTTGCATCCTCTGCGGCGCGCCGCTGGGCGAGCCCGAGCAGTTCAACCTGATGATGATCTCCTACGCCGGCCTTCAGCAGACGCAGGAAAACCTGGTCTACCTGCGCCCGGAGACGGCCCAAGGCATCTTTCTGGACTACAAGAACATCCTGGACACCACGCGCGTGAAGGTGCCGTTCGGCGTGGCGCAGGTCGGCAAGAGCTTCCGCAACGAGGTGACGCCGCGCAACTTCATCTTCCGCTCGCGCGAGTTCGAGCAGATGGAGATGGAGTTCTTCTGCCCGCCGGACCAGTCGCTGGAGTGGTTCGAGTTCTGGAAGCAGGAGCGCATGAAGTGGTGGCTGAGCCTCGGCGTGAAGCAGGAGAACCTCGTCTTCCGCGACCACGCGACCGATGAGCTGAGCCATTACTCCAAGGCCACCACCGACATCGAGTACAAGTACCCCTTCACCGCCCCCGAGTTCGGCGAACTGGAAGGCGTCGCGCATCGTGGCGATTACGACCTGACGCAGCACCAGAAGCATTCCGGCCAAAAGCTGGACTTCTTCGATCAGGAACTGCAACTGAAGCTGAAGGAGCAGGGCGTCGCCGCCGACGAGATCAAGTCGCGCAGCCGGTACGTCCCGCACGTCATCGAGCCCGCCAGCGGGCTGACACGCGCGGTGCTGGTGCTGCTGTGCGAATCGTACCGCCATGAGAAGGGCCGGCAGGGGGCCGAGGAATACTTCTCGTTTAAGCCCCGCTTCGCCCCGGTGAAGTGCGGCGTGTTCCCGCTGGTGAACAAGGAAGGCATGCCCGAGGTCGCCGAGAAGCTCTACCTCGATTTGCGGCAGTCGTTCACGTGCGAGTACGATGCAAAGCAGTCGATCGGCAAGCGCTACGCCCGCATGGACGAGATCGGCACGCCGTACTGCCTGACGATCGACGGTGACACGCTGGCGAGCCAAACCGTGACGGTTCGCGAACGCGATACGATGACGCAGGAACGCGTCTCGATCGACAAGATCAAGTCGTACCTGCTGGAACGGCTGGAACGGTAA
- the rpsT gene encoding 30S ribosomal protein S20 — protein sequence MAHSLSAKKRVRQTLKRNARNRARKAVLKDQVKTFTVALAGGDHAKIDTELNKTSAVLDRMAAKHTIHKNAAARKRSRLAKKANLVKSGVKASAVIGGAVKGTGAAKA from the coding sequence GTGGCCCATTCGCTGTCTGCTAAAAAACGCGTTCGCCAGACCCTGAAGCGCAACGCGCGTAACCGCGCCCGCAAGGCGGTCCTCAAGGATCAGGTCAAGACCTTCACCGTGGCCCTGGCCGGTGGGGATCATGCGAAGATCGATACCGAGCTGAACAAGACCTCTGCCGTCCTGGATCGGATGGCGGCCAAGCACACCATCCACAAGAACGCCGCCGCCCGCAAGCGCAGCCGGCTGGCCAAGAAGGCCAACCTGGTGAAGTCTGGCGTGAAGGCCAGCGCGGTCATCGGTGGGGCGGTCAAGGGTACCGGCGCCGCAAAAGCCTAA
- a CDS encoding adenine phosphoribosyltransferase, whose protein sequence is MEHLKRLIRDIHDFPKPGIMFRDITPLLADPAGLALSIELLANPYRGKYIDLVVGAESRGFIFGTAVASHLSAGFALVRKPGKLPSKRVSITYDLEYGTDTLEMHDDAVIEGQRVLIIDDLLATGGTMKACIDLVTQLGGDVVGAAVLIELDGLGGRDKVGDVDVHSVLQY, encoded by the coding sequence ATGGAGCACCTCAAGCGACTCATCCGCGATATCCACGACTTTCCGAAGCCCGGCATTATGTTCCGCGACATCACCCCCCTGCTGGCCGACCCGGCCGGTCTGGCGCTGTCGATCGAGCTGCTGGCCAACCCGTATCGCGGGAAGTACATCGACCTGGTCGTGGGGGCCGAGAGCCGGGGGTTCATCTTTGGCACCGCAGTGGCATCGCATCTTTCAGCGGGGTTTGCGCTGGTGCGCAAGCCGGGCAAGTTGCCGAGCAAGCGGGTCTCGATCACGTACGACTTGGAATACGGCACCGACACGCTCGAGATGCACGATGACGCCGTCATCGAGGGCCAGCGCGTTTTGATCATCGACGACCTGCTGGCGACGGGCGGCACCATGAAGGCCTGCATCGACCTCGTCACCCAACTGGGCGGCGACGTGGTCGGGGCGGCGGTGCTGATCGAGCTCGACGGCCTGGGTGGCCGTGACAAGGTGGGCGACGTCGACGTGCACTCGGTGCTGCAGTATTAG
- the mfd gene encoding transcription-repair coupling factor, translating into MSNSTPPEVVGRLVAARPLKQLADTVRTHRAASAAGLWGSSVALVVAAIHKQLGQRVLFICGHLDEGDDLADDVELFGGFRPDVMPALELGGSLGRVSEEQVSNRLQMVSKYATGKADAPVLVAPIQALMQAVPSRNQLQQLLLTLKPGMAMEPEKLIVWLSEHGYNRLDQVEVPGDFAVRGGIIDIYMPGNFEEAGEMVGLTVRVDFFGDEIESIRKFDLDTLGSGDKLENVRVMDLKGQLDSGDSTSIFTYLPPDTVVVLWEPLEIAEQAKSYFGRLPDVKGIYPLKAVLAQAAGFPRLELSQFDQGTSAAPSLVGDAAAGAMKLPITSLQRFETEAKKALRELAELAETHEVVVYCENEGEAKRFCELLEADVSSDACKKIKVPIGYLHRGFVWDSRTTGGSPVSSDDAEEHGRAARGTGKPIALLGHHELFHRYEQRRRVKKVVASRPVDSFLDLKVGDYVVHVAHGIAKFTGIQTLSKDGKNDEYLTLRFAENATLHVPATRVNLIQKYIGGFQGHPQLSRLGSGVWEKQKAKVAEAVMDMAAELIEVQAARAAEKGVSYPPDTEWQREFEAEFPYEPTVDQLTSAEEIKQDMQKHRPMDRLLCGDVGYGKTEMAMRAAFKAVEYGKQVAVLVPTTVLAEQHHRSFKERMVNYPFNVESVSRFKSSKEIKETLKRTAAGEVDVLIGTHRIFSKDVKFADLGLVVIDEEQRFGVTHKEKLKQMRKTVDVLTMSATPIPRTLHMSMLGLRDISSLTTAPQDRRSIVTEVATYDKSRIKMAVLRELNRGGQVYFVHNRVYNILDVADELQQLVPDARIIVGHGQMEDGELEDVMMKFIRHEADILVATTIIESGLDIPNANTIFINKADRFGLSELHQLRGRVGRYKNRAYCYLLLPPDRPVTPVAAKRLKAIEEYSHLGAGFKIAMRDLEIRGSGNILGPEQSGHIATVGYEMYCQLLEEATRQLKNEPKATTPEAHVDIGISAFIPKTYITADRQRLDVYRRMTRCTSLDMLHLLEQDMKDAFGDPPRQVVVLFALTEMRLLCQIFGVESIIKKAPDVVLTVRDAKLASEGLTNAPGTLRVIDDKTVYLRMPPTFMESETLLMVLRNLMKQNEEKKRGVVKEKEPALAAK; encoded by the coding sequence ATGAGCAACTCCACCCCTCCCGAAGTTGTCGGGCGGCTTGTCGCTGCGCGCCCGTTGAAGCAACTGGCCGACACCGTCCGTACCCACCGTGCCGCGTCGGCGGCGGGGTTGTGGGGCAGCAGCGTCGCGCTCGTGGTGGCGGCTATTCACAAGCAGCTCGGTCAGCGGGTGCTGTTCATCTGCGGTCACCTGGACGAAGGGGACGACCTGGCGGACGACGTCGAACTGTTCGGTGGCTTTCGGCCAGACGTCATGCCGGCGCTGGAACTCGGCGGCAGCCTGGGCCGCGTCAGTGAAGAGCAGGTGTCGAACCGCCTGCAGATGGTGTCGAAGTACGCCACGGGCAAGGCCGACGCGCCGGTGCTGGTCGCCCCGATCCAGGCGCTGATGCAGGCGGTGCCGTCGCGCAATCAACTTCAGCAACTGCTGCTGACGCTAAAGCCGGGCATGGCGATGGAACCGGAGAAACTCATCGTCTGGCTGAGCGAGCACGGTTACAACCGCCTGGACCAAGTTGAAGTGCCCGGCGACTTCGCGGTGCGCGGCGGCATTATTGACATCTACATGCCCGGCAACTTCGAAGAGGCCGGTGAGATGGTCGGCCTGACCGTGCGCGTCGATTTTTTCGGCGACGAGATCGAGTCCATCCGCAAGTTCGACCTCGATACGCTCGGCTCCGGTGACAAACTTGAGAACGTCCGCGTGATGGACCTCAAAGGCCAGCTCGACAGCGGCGACAGCACGAGCATCTTCACCTATCTGCCGCCCGACACAGTCGTGGTGCTCTGGGAACCGCTGGAGATCGCCGAGCAGGCCAAGAGCTACTTCGGCCGGTTGCCGGACGTGAAGGGGATTTATCCGCTGAAGGCCGTGCTTGCCCAGGCCGCGGGTTTCCCGCGGTTGGAACTGAGCCAGTTTGATCAAGGCACGTCCGCAGCGCCATCACTCGTGGGTGATGCGGCTGCCGGCGCGATGAAGCTGCCGATCACGTCGCTTCAGCGTTTCGAGACGGAAGCGAAGAAGGCCCTGCGCGAACTGGCGGAACTGGCCGAGACGCACGAGGTCGTCGTCTACTGCGAGAACGAAGGCGAGGCAAAACGCTTCTGCGAACTGCTGGAAGCGGACGTTTCGTCGGATGCGTGCAAGAAGATCAAGGTGCCGATCGGTTACCTGCATCGTGGATTCGTGTGGGACAGCCGTACCACGGGCGGCTCGCCCGTGTCTTCTGATGACGCGGAGGAACACGGGCGGGCCGCCCGTGGTACGGGCAAGCCGATCGCGCTGCTGGGTCACCATGAGCTGTTCCATCGATACGAACAGCGCCGTCGCGTGAAGAAGGTCGTCGCGAGCCGGCCGGTCGATTCGTTCCTGGACCTGAAGGTCGGCGACTACGTCGTTCACGTCGCGCACGGCATCGCGAAGTTCACCGGCATTCAAACGCTCAGCAAGGATGGCAAGAACGACGAGTACCTGACACTTCGCTTCGCCGAGAACGCCACGCTGCACGTGCCGGCGACGCGCGTGAACCTGATTCAGAAGTACATCGGCGGGTTCCAAGGCCATCCACAACTGTCGCGCTTGGGCAGCGGGGTTTGGGAGAAGCAGAAGGCCAAGGTCGCCGAAGCGGTGATGGACATGGCCGCGGAACTCATCGAGGTTCAGGCGGCGCGCGCTGCGGAGAAGGGCGTGTCGTATCCGCCCGATACAGAATGGCAGCGGGAGTTCGAGGCGGAGTTTCCGTACGAGCCGACGGTCGATCAGCTCACCAGCGCTGAGGAGATCAAGCAGGACATGCAGAAGCACCGCCCGATGGACCGTCTGCTCTGCGGCGACGTGGGGTACGGCAAGACCGAGATGGCGATGCGGGCGGCGTTCAAGGCCGTTGAATACGGCAAGCAGGTGGCCGTGCTCGTGCCGACGACGGTGCTCGCCGAGCAGCATCATCGCTCATTTAAAGAGCGCATGGTCAACTACCCGTTCAACGTCGAATCGGTCAGCCGATTTAAGAGTAGCAAGGAGATCAAGGAGACGCTGAAGCGCACGGCCGCCGGTGAGGTGGACGTGCTGATCGGCACGCATCGCATCTTCAGCAAGGACGTGAAGTTCGCCGACCTCGGCCTCGTCGTGATCGATGAAGAACAGCGCTTCGGCGTCACGCATAAGGAGAAGCTCAAGCAGATGCGCAAGACCGTCGATGTGCTGACGATGTCGGCCACGCCCATCCCGCGCACGCTGCACATGAGCATGCTGGGCCTACGCGACATCTCCTCGCTGACCACCGCGCCGCAGGACCGGCGGAGCATCGTGACGGAGGTGGCGACCTACGACAAGAGCCGCATCAAGATGGCAGTCCTGCGCGAACTGAACCGCGGCGGGCAGGTCTACTTCGTCCACAACCGCGTCTACAACATCCTCGATGTCGCCGACGAGCTGCAGCAGCTCGTGCCGGACGCGCGCATCATCGTCGGGCACGGCCAGATGGAGGACGGCGAACTTGAAGACGTGATGATGAAGTTCATCCGCCACGAGGCCGACATCTTGGTCGCCACCACAATCATCGAGAGCGGCCTAGACATCCCCAACGCCAACACGATCTTCATCAACAAGGCCGACCGCTTCGGCCTATCGGAACTGCACCAGCTGCGCGGCCGCGTCGGCCGCTACAAGAACCGCGCCTACTGCTACCTGCTGCTACCGCCCGACCGCCCGGTGACGCCCGTGGCCGCCAAGCGACTGAAGGCGATCGAGGAGTACAGCCACCTGGGCGCTGGTTTCAAGATCGCCATGCGCGACTTGGAAATTCGCGGCAGCGGTAACATCCTTGGGCCGGAACAATCGGGCCACATCGCTACCGTGGGTTACGAGATGTACTGCCAGCTGCTCGAAGAGGCCACGCGGCAGCTAAAGAACGAGCCGAAGGCGACGACGCCGGAAGCGCACGTCGATATCGGCATCAGCGCGTTCATCCCCAAGACCTACATCACCGCCGACCGGCAGCGGCTGGACGTCTACCGGCGGATGACCCGCTGCACATCACTGGACATGTTGCACTTGCTCGAACAGGACATGAAGGACGCCTTCGGCGATCCGCCGCGGCAGGTAGTGGTGCTATTTGCGCTCACGGAAATGCGCCTGCTCTGCCAGATCTTCGGCGTCGAGAGCATTATCAAGAAGGCGCCCGACGTTGTGCTGACCGTCCGCGATGCAAAACTGGCTTCGGAAGGTTTAACCAACGCCCCTGGTACTCTCCGCGTGATCGACGACAAGACGGTCTACCTCCGCATGCCGCCAACGTTCATGGAGAGCGAGACGCTGTTGATGGTGCTTCGCAACCTGATGAAGCAGAACGAGGAGAAGAAGCGCGGCGTGGTGAAAGAGAAAGAGCCGGCACTCGCTGCGAAGTGA
- a CDS encoding acylphosphatase produces the protein MSWRDFQHPADPTHRRECHFSGRVQGVGFRYTVQNIAQRYNVHGYVKNLPDGRVELIMEGPDGDMDEIVSTVSQKMNCFIKKVDLKDLPATGEFEHFYIRH, from the coding sequence ATGTCGTGGCGAGACTTTCAACATCCGGCCGACCCCACCCATCGCCGGGAATGTCATTTTAGCGGTCGCGTCCAGGGGGTCGGTTTCCGCTACACCGTCCAGAACATCGCCCAACGCTACAACGTCCACGGCTACGTCAAAAACCTGCCCGATGGCCGCGTCGAACTCATCATGGAAGGCCCCGACGGCGACATGGATGAGATCGTCAGCACGGTCAGCCAGAAGATGAACTGCTTCATCAAAAAGGTCGACCTGAAAGACCTGCCCGCAACGGGCGAGTTTGAACACTTCTATATCCGACATTGA